One region of Streptomyces rishiriensis genomic DNA includes:
- the serC gene encoding phosphoserine transaminase, whose amino-acid sequence MAEIRIPADIKPADGRFGAGPSKVRVEALDALAATGTSLLGTSHRQAPVKNLVGQVREGISELFSLPEGYEVVLGNGGSTAFWDIATHGLIENKSQHLTFGEFSSKFAKAAKLAPWLAEPTVVSADPGTHPEPAAEAGVDVYAFTHNETSTGVAAPIRRVPGADEGSLVLVDATSGAGGLPVDIAETDVYYFAPQKSFASDGGLWIGVFSPASIERAERIHASGRHIPEFFSLPTAIDNSRKNQTYNTPALSTLFLLNQQLEWINGQGGLDWSVRRTATSARTLYGWAEDVKYANPFVADPAKRSQVIGTIDFSDDVDAAAVAKVLRANGIVDTEPYRKLGRNQLRVAMFPAVDPADVEALTKSIDYVIDKL is encoded by the coding sequence GTGGCTGAGATCCGGATTCCTGCTGACATCAAGCCCGCCGACGGTCGATTCGGCGCGGGCCCCTCCAAGGTGCGGGTGGAGGCGCTGGACGCCCTGGCCGCCACCGGTACGTCCCTCCTCGGCACCTCTCACCGTCAGGCCCCGGTCAAGAACCTGGTCGGCCAGGTACGCGAGGGCATCTCCGAGCTGTTCTCCCTCCCCGAGGGCTACGAGGTCGTCCTCGGCAACGGCGGCTCCACCGCGTTCTGGGACATCGCGACCCACGGTCTGATCGAGAACAAGTCGCAGCACCTCACGTTCGGCGAGTTCTCGTCCAAGTTCGCCAAGGCCGCCAAGCTGGCTCCCTGGCTCGCGGAGCCGACGGTCGTCTCCGCCGACCCGGGCACGCACCCGGAGCCCGCGGCCGAGGCGGGCGTCGACGTCTACGCCTTCACCCACAACGAGACCTCCACCGGCGTCGCCGCCCCGATCAGGCGCGTGCCGGGCGCCGACGAGGGCTCCCTCGTCCTGGTGGACGCCACCTCCGGCGCCGGTGGCCTCCCGGTCGACATCGCCGAGACGGACGTCTACTACTTCGCCCCGCAGAAGTCCTTCGCCTCCGACGGCGGCCTCTGGATCGGCGTCTTCTCCCCGGCCTCCATCGAGCGCGCCGAGCGGATCCACGCGTCCGGCCGGCACATCCCCGAGTTCTTCAGCCTGCCGACGGCGATCGACAACTCCCGCAAGAACCAGACGTACAACACCCCGGCCCTCTCCACCCTCTTCCTGCTGAACCAGCAGCTGGAGTGGATCAACGGCCAGGGCGGCCTGGACTGGTCGGTGCGCCGCACCGCCACCTCCGCGCGCACGCTGTACGGCTGGGCCGAGGACGTCAAGTACGCCAACCCGTTCGTCGCCGACCCGGCCAAGCGCTCGCAGGTCATCGGCACGATCGACTTCTCCGACGACGTGGACGCGGCCGCGGTCGCCAAGGTGCTGCGCGCCAACGGCATCGTCGACACGGAGCCGTACCGCAAGCTCGGCCGCAACCAGCTGCGCGTCGCGATGTTCCCGGCGGTCGACCCGGCCGACGTCGAGGCGCTCACGAAGAGCATCGACTACGTGATCGACAAGCTGTAG